In one window of Branchiostoma lanceolatum isolate klBraLanc5 chromosome 15, klBraLanc5.hap2, whole genome shotgun sequence DNA:
- the LOC136421251 gene encoding serine-rich adhesin for platelets-like yields the protein MAFLCPFRLRPNQRKPGYNKKYGSVKGQMDAIGAKLHGDAHLLSNAEYHDEVIRTLEAAADLRCPADGGQRPEFRHSGSSMTFERRGSSYIVHPIQNEPPNNRLSQERVDLVRAGPMGSNKENIGQANARSKVVPTERKLTYGPGPEVVRDRSSYLQMLEDLIEEGPGHNRNGDREEVWNKQKGNRLFTEEELGRRVGESPSKPNRLSYAMMLEGQEEHRPTAQPGTAGRGRVSSRSSPLTEEQLQRLRTLRRDRNSYLIMVDGLLDESRRSSVATSQRWSIATCSEDLQELRLDTDTHHRLDYDKGKICNRGKKQYDISARRGRADGGPSSSTSPESSTSNEGSKPDIRRQRPRRKVSTNSNRGMTKSASSSSTSTASTVFLDDKQADPPSGHTKSAASRIGHRIITPPGEQAPTAAEKPRDRSSVSSIGHAVDIMEDMATATPSVGSQLGERRGSISSISSAVAVVRSIQMLSPSEQAEQESDSFLQESNSGSKATSFLQRSDSKGNSFLNGSVSKADSFLQTDLPPPTPFRDTPDVVQQTCQKSFAAVPTNNIVGSTEKHSGKRSMASNNNVQQEESYISNDVSSFIKDAENTATTGSGFVNNSQEKTTSKASLWRPYLSGSQERSKANKPPLSDVTNLLWSNVLLRATLGASGGATNGQQGNASGEMLRELTGPSPSMCVHASNIQSSSTSTTSLAQYSLLTLTRGQVRSPADPSPVIPPAPHTTPDLQVATFPKQPIGQATVMFDFMAVEENDLSVMRGETVTLLNMDDVDWVFARTDDGAEGFIPRNFCSPCSSQLQTTGANVSDTSSLQLTMATKDATFMTCGTQDSSWAVDTIFEEEEEDEDVGEGRDAMATVSVEIQKLIASALKETDQMASHGGSKFTHPISATPHLGTAALAKTKAAVSMGTSSLMNDMETTAQTSFLSSIDLLDLTQDDPLHCYQPANEGPADSSSLPTTGADETADSVATSESAWPDKDLRALVKQTHKFLVLYDFAAQAVDEVSVSAGELVYVNADKQQEDDWLWVYVPSSGDSGYIPQAFTRPIVLFDLK from the exons ATGGCATTTTTGTGTCCGTTTAGGTTGCGGCCGAATCAGAGAAAGCCAG GTTACAACAAGAAGTATGGCTCGGTCAAAGGTCAGATGGATGCCATCGGTGCAAAGCTCCATGGTGATGCACACCTGCTGTCCAACGCAGAGTACCACGATGAGGTCATCAGGACACTGGAGGCCGCTGCTGACCTGAGATGCCCTGCAGATGGAGGTCAAAGGCCAGAGTTCAGACATAGCGGCTCTTCTATGACCTTTGAGAGGAGAGGGTCTTCCTATATTGTTCATCCCATTCAGAATGAGCCTCCTAACAACAGACTGTCACAGGAAAGGGTCGACTTGGTAAGGGCAGGGCCTATGGGCTCAAACAAGGAGAACATAGGTCAAGCAAATGCCAGGTCAAAGGTTGTCCCTACAGAGAGGAAGCTGACCTATGGCCCCGGGCCGGAGGTTGTGCGAGACAGAAGTTCATATCTGCAGATGTTAGAGGATTTGATAGAAGAGGGACCTGGACATAACCGGAATGGCGACAGAGAGGAGGTGTGGAACAAACAGAAGGGAAACAGACTATTTACGGAGGAGGAGTTGGGGAGAAGGGTTGGCGAGTCACCCTCCAAACCAAACAGACTGTCCTATGCAATGATGTTGGAAGGGCAGGAGGAGCACCGCCCTACAGCACAGCCGGGAACTGCAGGGAGAGGCAGGGTGTCTTCGAGGAGCAGTCCGCTCACGGAGGAACAGCTGCAGCGACTGAGAACGTTAAGGAGAGACCGCAACTCCTACCTCATCATGGTGGACGGGCTTCTGGACGAGTCACGGCGGTCGTCAGTGGCAACGTCACAGCGCTGGTCGATTGCTACATGCAGTGAAGACTTACAGGAACTACGTTTGGATACTGATACACACCACAGACTTGACTATGATAAGGGAAAGATATGCAACAGGGGGAAGAAGCAGTACGATATCAGTGCAAGACGAGGCCGTGCAGATGGTGGCCCATCTAGCTCTACCTCTCCTGAATCAAGCACAAGCAACGAGGGCTCTAAACCCGACATCCGACGGCAGCGACCACGCCGCAAGGTTTCCACCAACTCGAACAGAGGAATGACAAAGAGTGCGTCCTCTTCATCTACCAGTACTGCTAGCACCGTTTTCCTTGACGACAAGCAAGCAGATCCTCCTAGTGGCCATACAAAATCTGCAGCTAGCAGGATAGGTCACAGGATAATAACGCCACCTGGTGAACAAGCTCCAACTGCAGCTGAGAAGCCCAGAGATAGGTCATCAGTGTCAAGCATTGGTCATGCAGTGGACATTATGGAAGACATGGCAACAGCAACGCCTAGCGTCGGTAGCCAGCTTGGAGAGAGGAGAGGATCCATTAGCAGCATCAGTAGCGCTGTCGCCGTGGTGAGGAGCATCCAGATGCTCTCTCCATCTGAGCAGGCGGAGCAGGAGAGCGACTCATTCCTCCAAGAGAGCAACTCCGGATCCAAGGCCACCTCCTTCCTCCAGAGGAGTGATTCTAAAGGTAACTCCTTCCTCAATGGAAGTGTCAGCAAGGCTGATTCCTTCCTCCAAACTGATCTTCCCCCTCCAACACCTTTCAGAGACACTCCAGACGTTGTGCAACAAACTTGTCAAAAAAGCTTCGCAGCTGTACCAACAAACAATATAGTTGGATCAACAGAAAAACACTCAGGTAAAAGATCCATGGCTAGTAATAATAACGTACAACAGGAAGAGTCATATATATCGAATGATGTTAGTAGCTTCATCAAGGATGCAGAAAACACAGCTACAACAGGAAGTGGGTTTGTAAACAACAGTCAAGAGAAGACAACCAGCAAGGCATCGCTATGGAGACCATACTTGAGTGGCAGCCAGGAGAGGTCAAAGGCCAACAAGCCCCCGTTGTCTGACGTCACCAATTTGTTGTGGAGTAACGTGCTGTTGAGAGCAACCCTCGGGGCATCCGGGGGTGCAACCAATGGACAGCAAGGAAACGCATCTGGGGAAATGTTGAGAGAATTGACTGGTCCATCACCTTCGATGTGTGTCCATGCATCAAATATACAG AGTTCCAGCACTAGTACCACTAGCCTGGCCCAGTACAGCCTGCTGACCTTGACCCGGGGTCAGGTCAGGTCACCTGCTGACCCTTCACCTGTCATCCCTCCTGCCCCCCACACCACCCCTGACCTACAG GTCGCAACGTTTCCGAAGCAGCCGATTGGTCAGGCCACAGTGATGTTTGACTTCATGGCGGTGGAGGAGAACGACCTGTCCGTCATGCGCGGTGAGACCGTCACGCTGCTGAACATGGACGACGTGGACTGGGTGTTCGCCAGGACAGACGACGGGGCTGAGGGGTTCATTCCCCGCAACTTCTGTTCCCCCTGCTCCTCTCAACTTCAAACCACAG GTGCGAATGTTTCCGACACCAGCTCCCTCCAgctcaccatggcaaccaaggACGCGACCTTCATGACCTGCGGAACTCAGGACTCCTCCTGGGCCGTCGACACCATCtttgaggaagaagaagaagatgaggaTGTGGGGGAAGGCAGGGACGCCATGGCAACCGTCTCCGTGGAGATCCAGAAGCTGATCGCCAGCGCACTCAAGGAGACAGATCAGATGGCGTCTCACGGCGGGTCAAAGTTCACACACCCGATCTCAGCGACCCCTCACCTTGGTACAGCGGCTCTCGCTAAGACGAAAGCCGCCGTTTCCATGGGAACCAGTTCTCTCATGAACGACATGGAGACCACTGCCCAGACCAG TTTCCTGTCCTCGATCGACCTCCTGGACCTGACCCAAGACGACCCCTTGCACTGCTACCAGCCGGCCAATGAGGGTCCAGCAGACAGCAGCAGCCTCCCGACGACGGGCGCAGACGAGACGGCGGACAGTGTGGCGACCTCGGAGTCGGCTTGGCCAGACAAAGACCTGCGTGCGCTGGTGAAGCAGACCCACAAGTTCCTGGTGTTGTATGATTTTGCAGCACAGGCAGTAGATGAG GTGTCTGTATCAGCAGGAGAGCTTGTGTACGTAAATGCAGACAAACAGCAGGAGGATGACTGGCTCTGGGTGTACGTGCCCTCATCAGGGGACAGCGGGTACATCCCACAGGCATTCACACGACCCATCGTGCTCTTCGACCTCAAGTAG